The following are encoded together in the Girardinichthys multiradiatus isolate DD_20200921_A chromosome X, DD_fGirMul_XY1, whole genome shotgun sequence genome:
- the LOC124862503 gene encoding polyserase-2-like: MMALYKAICVTALLTLLTQESASQLSACGKATLNTRIVGGQEAPAGSWPWQVSLHTSAHFCGGSLINNQWVLTAAHCVPNGNPNGITVYLGRQSQQGTNPNEVSRKVSQIIVHPDYNSVTDNNDIALMKLSTAVMFTSYISPVCLAGSDSTFYSGVNSWVTGWGDIRSSVPLPNPQNLMEVEVPVVGNRQCKCSKYGASKITDNMICAGLLKGGKDSCQGDSGGPMVSKQNGRWIQSGVVSFGIGCAQPDYPGVYTRVSKYEKWINSQINTNQPGFVTYTSSGPDSDLSVSCTDVPPIPTPTTAVYCGRAPLGSRILDGSSVATAGEWPSMASVQKKGQHVCGGTLVSMHYVLSNADCFSGSPNVSEWTVVLGQLKQNGSNRFEMSLNVSNITMSNLTGSNIALLELSTKPTLNNYIQPICLDNDRNFMAGSTCWATGWSSGRGGEEAILQEFRTLVQTCDNVSSSEKICTEQFTLEQGDSGGPLMCKQNGVWFQAAVLLTVNTSTSLNRASSVMVFDKVSRFQEFLSRTLGTFLSPEPTVNSTTAPSSSRIHQVHFPLFFCLHLLVLALCLPLFS; the protein is encoded by the exons ATGATGGCTCTCTACAAGGCGATCTGTGTGACGGCTCTGCTGACTCTGCTGACACAAG aGTCTGCTTCACAGCTGTCAG CCTGTGGAAAGGCAACATTGAACACCAGGATTGTTGGAGGACAGGAGGCTCCAGCAGGGAGCTGGCCCTGGCAGGTCAGTCTGCACACCTCGGCTCACTTCTGTGGAGGATCTCTGATTAACAATCAGTGGGTTCTGACTGCTGCTCACTGCGTCCCAAA TGGCAACCCAAACGGTATCACGGTGTATTTGGGCCGCCAGAGTCAGCAGGGAACCAACCCAAATGAAGTCAGTCGGAAAGTATCGCAGATCATTGTTCATCCTGACTACAACTCCGTCACTGACAACAACGATATCGCCTTGATGAAGCTCTCCACAGCTGTAATGTTCACCTCGTACATCTCACCCGTCTGCCTGGCGGGCTCAGACAGCACCTTTTACAGCGGCGTCAACTCCTGGGTTACGGGCTGGGGCGACATTAGATCTAGTG TGCCTCTTCCTAATCCTCAAAACCTGATGGAAGTGGAGGTGCCGGTTGTGGGAAACAGACAGTGTAAATGTAGCAAATATGGAGCGAGCAAAATCACTGACAACATGATCTGTGCAGGATTACTCAAAGGAGGAAAGGACTCCTGTCAG GGAGACTCAGGAGGTCCAATGGTAAGCAAACAAAATGGCCGCTGGATTCAGTCAGGAGTTGTGAGTTTCGGCATCGGTTGTGCTCAGCCTGATTACCCAGGAGTCTATACTAGGGTCTCAAAGTATGAGAAGTGGATCAACTCCCAGATCAATACCAACCAGCCGGGCTTCGTCACCTACACATCTTCTGGACCAGACAGCGACCTCAGTGTTTCCTGCACTGACGTGCCACCTATCCCAACCCCCACAACAG CGGTATACTGTGGCCGTGCTCCACTAGGTTCTCGTATTTTGGACGGTAGTTCTGTGGCGACAGCTGGCGAGTGGCCGTCGATGGCAAGCGTGCAGAAGAAGGGGCAGCATGTGTGTGGAGGAACACTAGTGTCCATGCACTATGTTCTGAGCAACGCTGACTGCTTCTCAGG CTCCCCTAATGTCTCTGAGTGGACGGTTGTGTTGGGTCAACTGAAGCAGAATGGATCCAACAGGTTTGAGATGTCTTTGAATGTGTCGAATATCACCATGAGCAACCTGACAGGGTCCAACATCGCATTGCTTGAGCTGTCCACCAAGCCCACCCTGAACAACTACATCCAGCCCATCTGCCTGGACAATGATAGAAATTTCATGGCAGGTTCTACATGTTGGGCTACTGGCTGGAGctctggaagaggaggag AAGAGGCAATTCTGCAGGAGTTTCGAACATTGGTGCAAACTTGTGATAATGTGTCCTCAAGTGAGAAGATTTGTACGGAACAGTTTACACTGGAACAA GGTGACTCTGGCGGTCCGCTCATGTGCAAACAGAACGGTGTTTGGTTCCAAGCAGCTGTGCTGTTAACCGTGAACACCTCCACCAGTCTAAATCGAGCCAGTTCTGTGATGGTCTTTGACAAAGTCAGTCGTTTTCAGGAGTTCCTGAGTCGGACGCTTGGGACCTTCTTATCTCCAGAACCCACCGTTAACAGTACCACCGCCCCATCCTCCAGTAGAATCCATCAGGTTCACTTCCCCCTCTTCTTCTGCCTCCATCTCCTCGTCCTCGCCTTGTGTCTCCCACTCTTCTCATAG